In the Methylomonas rhizoryzae genome, one interval contains:
- a CDS encoding TolC family protein — protein sequence MRLGILQLTVTVSVMLLAAVATAESGPASFTLQQAIDYALENNPEVSIMQARIAQADAQLGMALANYYPHIKASLAYQHSDNPAQAFAMIIAQRRLDFNGMDFNHPGGVDDYRPQVTATYSLFRGGRDYYLSKAAELGVETSELETTATRQHLIANVTAAFYAHLAAQEAHQASLRAIDAVDSELQQSRIRYEAGTLLKSDVLSLEVQDAEAKDAQLQAANAVDIAKAMLKTLLGMPVDSEFAVNSDDTPTQPQTPESYQTLLEQAIAQHPALQAAEKRVEIAEQQLNAAEAAHLPRADAYVSYGSNSKNLAFSSNRDNVSAGVMVEVDVFSGFATQENVRKAERELTVAREAARQARLQVENQVNTARLRLLEALNREQVTSSAVAAAEEALRLVKEQRDAGVVTVTRYIEAEVARDKAKTRDISARYDALRADAELKQAIGFWN from the coding sequence ATGCGACTGGGTATTTTGCAGCTAACCGTCACCGTCTCCGTTATGCTTCTGGCTGCCGTAGCGACGGCCGAGTCCGGTCCCGCCAGCTTTACGCTTCAGCAAGCCATCGATTACGCGTTGGAAAACAATCCCGAAGTGTCCATCATGCAAGCGCGCATCGCGCAGGCCGACGCGCAACTCGGCATGGCGTTGGCCAACTATTATCCGCACATCAAAGCCAGCTTGGCTTACCAGCACAGCGACAATCCGGCCCAAGCGTTTGCGATGATCATCGCCCAACGCCGTTTGGATTTTAACGGCATGGACTTCAATCATCCCGGCGGAGTGGACGATTACCGCCCGCAAGTGACCGCCACTTATTCGCTGTTTCGCGGCGGCCGGGATTACTACTTGAGCAAAGCCGCCGAACTGGGCGTCGAAACCTCGGAACTGGAAACCACGGCTACCCGCCAGCATTTGATCGCGAACGTGACTGCGGCTTTTTACGCGCATCTTGCGGCCCAAGAGGCTCATCAAGCCAGCTTGCGCGCTATCGACGCGGTGGACAGTGAATTGCAGCAAAGCCGCATCCGTTACGAGGCAGGCACTTTACTAAAGTCGGACGTATTATCGTTGGAAGTTCAGGACGCCGAAGCCAAGGACGCGCAACTACAGGCCGCAAACGCCGTCGACATAGCCAAAGCCATGCTGAAAACCTTGCTCGGCATGCCTGTGGACAGCGAATTCGCCGTCAACAGCGACGATACGCCAACCCAGCCGCAAACGCCGGAAAGCTACCAAACCTTGCTGGAGCAAGCCATCGCACAACATCCGGCGTTGCAAGCTGCTGAAAAACGGGTGGAAATCGCCGAACAGCAGTTAAATGCAGCGGAGGCCGCGCACTTGCCGCGCGCCGACGCCTATGTCAGCTACGGCTCCAACAGCAAGAATTTAGCCTTCAGTAGCAATCGCGACAACGTCAGTGCCGGGGTGATGGTGGAGGTAGACGTATTTTCCGGTTTCGCGACCCAAGAAAATGTCCGCAAAGCGGAGCGTGAACTGACTGTTGCCAGGGAAGCGGCACGGCAAGCTCGCTTGCAAGTGGAGAATCAAGTCAATACCGCGCGTCTGCGGTTGCTGGAAGCGTTGAACCGCGAGCAAGTGACTTCGTCAGCCGTCGCTGCGGCCGAAGAAGCCTTGCGTCTGGTCAAAGAACAGCGCGACGCCGGGGTCGTTACCGTCACCCGCTACATCGAGGCCGAGGTCGCCCGCGACAAGGCTAAAACCCGCGACATCTCGGCTCGCTACGATGCGTTGCGCGCCGACGCGGAACTCAAGCAAGCCATAGGCTTTTGGAATTAG
- a CDS encoding efflux RND transporter permease subunit codes for MNQDQASLKKDSLTVAIVRLFTTSHLSLLFLLISLLAGAGALMLTPREEDPQIIVPVMDVFVEYPGAGAEEVEKRVTTPLEVLLKQIQGVEYVYSASGPGQSVVTVRYQVGQSIEDSLIKTRDKLDANLDVIPPGVTRWVVKPVEIDDVPIVLLNLSMPKAGEDIMAIRRIAEELIERLRAIDDVGKSWVIGAAPRRISVYPDPAKLQAGRVSLLEVKQALALSNANLQIGSLDRDNREIVLEAGPHYQTPEQVGATVLKNVDGRLLYLRDVAEIIDGPADTDYYTRIGFGPGVADMKMVGYAGGELPAVGEERQTATIAIAKRRGSNAVGVAEQVLELTEQLHGTLIPDDVLITVTRDYGETADHKVNELVMHLSIAILTIIVLLALSLGFKESMIVSLAVPMTFAITLLLDLIFGYTINRVTLFALILSLGLLVDDPIVDVENIHRHYKLRKQPPLQALLTAVDEIRPPTILATFAVIMSFVPMFFITGMMGPYMAPMAFNVPIAMLMSLLIAFTVTPWASYRLLKGDYGKDHGPAFDLKKTLGYRTYRAILAPLLADKNKALWFLGAVFAAFVLSTLMAVTRVVPLKLLPFDNKNELQLVIDMPRGSTLEATDQVAAALGRYLATVNEVSSYQVYVGLASPMDFNGMVRHYYLRQGAYAGDLRIVLVDKTKREQQSHAIALRMRPEIDKIEKQYGANIKIVEMPPGPPVLSSVVAEIYGPPEATYADILQASKRVRADLESVEGVVDVDDYVQAPQQKLQFKLDQDKAALLGISSRQVADSLQLAVQGGAAGTLHIGSERQPLLIELRIPRAARASEADLLALAVKSANGELVRLSELGEFTHDIADQTIYHKNLQPLSYVLAEMAGRSPVEAVWDLGDKLEEKPLPPGYRAEMAGEGEWKITVDVFRDLGLAFAAAMVMIYILLVGQTGSLSVPLIMMIAIPLTVIGIMPGFWFINLFASDVGPYADPVYFTATAMIGMIALAGIVVRNSIILIDFIENIYRSNPEISLADAIVEAGATRLSPIFLTAASAVLGSVMIVLDPIFSGLAWSFIFGIIASTLFSLVVIPVVYFLINRELPKAAIVEQ; via the coding sequence ATGAACCAAGATCAGGCTAGCTTAAAAAAAGACAGCTTGACGGTCGCCATCGTCCGGCTTTTCACGACTTCACACCTGTCGCTGCTGTTTTTGCTGATTTCGTTGTTAGCCGGCGCCGGGGCGCTGATGCTGACGCCGCGCGAGGAAGATCCGCAAATCATCGTGCCGGTGATGGACGTATTCGTCGAATATCCCGGCGCCGGCGCCGAGGAAGTGGAAAAGCGGGTGACAACGCCGTTGGAGGTGTTGCTCAAACAGATTCAAGGAGTCGAGTACGTTTACTCGGCCTCCGGCCCGGGACAATCGGTCGTGACCGTGCGCTATCAGGTCGGGCAGAGCATAGAAGACAGTTTGATCAAGACCCGCGATAAATTGGACGCCAATCTGGACGTCATTCCCCCCGGCGTCACCCGTTGGGTGGTCAAGCCGGTGGAAATCGACGATGTGCCGATCGTATTGTTGAATCTGTCCATGCCCAAAGCCGGCGAAGATATTATGGCCATTCGCCGCATTGCCGAGGAACTGATAGAACGGCTGCGGGCGATAGACGACGTCGGTAAAAGCTGGGTGATAGGCGCCGCGCCGCGCCGTATCTCGGTGTATCCGGATCCTGCCAAGCTGCAAGCCGGCCGGGTCAGCCTACTGGAAGTCAAGCAAGCCTTGGCCTTGAGCAATGCCAACCTGCAAATCGGTAGCTTGGACCGGGATAACCGGGAAATCGTGTTGGAAGCCGGCCCCCATTATCAAACTCCGGAACAAGTCGGCGCGACGGTATTGAAAAACGTCGACGGCCGTTTGTTGTATTTGCGCGATGTGGCTGAAATTATCGACGGTCCGGCGGATACCGATTATTACACCCGCATCGGTTTCGGTCCCGGGGTCGCCGACATGAAAATGGTTGGATACGCCGGCGGCGAATTGCCGGCGGTCGGCGAGGAAAGGCAAACGGCGACTATTGCGATTGCCAAGCGGCGCGGCAGCAACGCGGTCGGTGTCGCCGAACAGGTATTGGAATTGACCGAGCAACTGCACGGTACCCTGATTCCGGACGACGTGCTGATTACCGTCACCCGCGACTATGGCGAAACCGCCGATCATAAAGTCAACGAGTTGGTGATGCATTTGTCCATCGCCATCTTGACCATTATTGTGTTGCTGGCATTGTCGTTGGGGTTTAAGGAGTCGATGATCGTATCGTTGGCGGTGCCTATGACCTTTGCGATTACCTTGCTGCTGGATTTGATCTTCGGATACACCATCAACCGGGTGACGCTGTTCGCCTTGATTTTGTCGCTGGGTTTATTGGTCGACGACCCGATTGTCGACGTGGAAAACATCCACCGCCATTACAAGCTGCGCAAACAGCCGCCGCTGCAAGCCTTGCTGACCGCCGTGGACGAAATTCGTCCGCCCACCATTCTGGCGACGTTCGCCGTGATCATGTCCTTTGTGCCGATGTTTTTTATCACCGGCATGATGGGACCTTACATGGCGCCTATGGCGTTTAACGTACCGATTGCGATGCTGATGTCGCTGCTGATTGCTTTCACTGTAACGCCATGGGCCAGTTACCGCTTATTGAAAGGCGATTACGGTAAAGATCACGGGCCGGCCTTCGACTTGAAGAAAACCCTGGGTTACAGGACCTATAGGGCCATCCTGGCACCGCTGCTGGCCGATAAAAACAAGGCCTTGTGGTTTTTGGGGGCAGTGTTTGCCGCATTCGTGCTGTCTACGCTGATGGCGGTCACCCGGGTCGTGCCGTTGAAATTACTGCCTTTCGACAACAAAAACGAATTACAGCTGGTTATCGACATGCCGCGCGGCTCCACGTTGGAAGCTACCGACCAGGTTGCAGCGGCGTTGGGCCGCTATCTGGCGACCGTCAACGAAGTCAGCAGTTACCAAGTTTACGTTGGTTTGGCCTCGCCTATGGATTTCAACGGCATGGTACGGCATTACTATCTGCGCCAAGGCGCTTACGCCGGCGACTTGCGGATCGTGTTGGTGGATAAGACCAAGCGCGAGCAACAATCGCATGCCATCGCTTTGCGTATGCGTCCGGAGATCGACAAAATCGAAAAGCAATACGGCGCCAACATCAAAATCGTCGAGATGCCGCCCGGACCGCCGGTACTGTCCAGTGTGGTCGCCGAAATTTACGGCCCGCCGGAAGCCACTTATGCCGACATTCTGCAAGCCTCCAAACGGGTCCGCGCGGATCTGGAATCCGTCGAAGGCGTTGTGGATGTGGACGATTACGTGCAAGCGCCGCAGCAAAAACTGCAGTTTAAACTGGATCAGGACAAGGCGGCCTTATTGGGCATTAGTAGCCGGCAAGTCGCCGACAGTCTGCAATTGGCGGTACAAGGCGGCGCGGCAGGCACCCTGCATATCGGCAGCGAACGCCAACCCTTGTTGATTGAATTGCGCATTCCGCGTGCGGCGCGCGCTTCGGAGGCCGACTTGCTGGCACTGGCGGTCAAATCCGCCAATGGCGAACTGGTGCGCTTGAGCGAACTGGGCGAATTCACGCACGACATTGCCGACCAAACCATTTACCATAAAAATCTACAGCCGTTGTCCTACGTGCTGGCGGAAATGGCCGGCCGCAGCCCGGTCGAAGCGGTCTGGGACTTGGGCGACAAGCTGGAGGAAAAGCCGCTGCCGCCCGGCTACCGGGCCGAAATGGCCGGGGAAGGGGAGTGGAAAATCACCGTGGACGTATTCCGCGACTTAGGGCTTGCCTTCGCGGCGGCGATGGTGATGATCTACATCCTGCTGGTCGGCCAGACCGGCTCGCTGAGCGTGCCGCTGATCATGATGATCGCCATCCCGCTGACCGTGATCGGCATCATGCCCGGCTTTTGGTTTATCAACCTGTTTGCGTCGGATGTGGGCCCATACGCCGATCCGGTGTATTTTACCGCCACCGCGATGATCGGCATGATCGCGTTGGCAGGCATCGTGGTGCGCAATTCGATCATCCTGATCGACTTCATCGAGAACATCTATCGCAGCAACCCGGAGATTTCGCTGGCCGACGCCATCGTCGAAGCCGGCGCCACTCGCTTGAGCCCGATCTTCCTGACCGCCGCCTCGGCGGTACTTGGCTCGGTGATGATCGTGCTGGACCCGATCTTTTCCGGTCTGGCCTGGAGCTTCATCTTCGGCATTATCGCCTCGACCTTATTCTCGCTGGTGGTGATACCGGTAGTGTATTTTTTGATTAACCGGGAGTTGCCGAAAGCGGCGATAGTTGAGCAGTGA
- a CDS encoding VPLPA-CTERM sorting domain-containing protein produces the protein MNFFVHKLSIGAMSLLALSVQPVYAATSAQAHIDWNGINVTYFDLSDGSNVPLLTWSTQYGQIDSYAYSGSNGDYQNDAQSAADFISSLSTATTTINAQSSTLRDGDDLNAYAASQVGFASLLDSNYAAATAYNFGSFQVTGFGLALISIDWSITGSHDAADFSSYSSAQVALAAEYTDGNGNVGKNTGGGNDTAGSGSEFSRSGTFTITLFSDGVHGVTGNLAAQASVYSFSPVSQVPLPAAAWMFGSGLLGLLTAVGRKSGAV, from the coding sequence ATGAATTTTTTTGTCCATAAGCTTTCCATCGGTGCGATGTCGCTGCTGGCATTAAGCGTTCAACCTGTATACGCGGCAACTTCGGCGCAGGCGCACATCGATTGGAACGGCATCAACGTGACTTATTTCGACTTATCCGACGGTAGCAACGTCCCGCTACTGACGTGGTCCACCCAATACGGCCAGATCGATTCCTATGCGTATTCCGGCAGCAACGGCGATTATCAAAACGATGCGCAAAGCGCTGCGGATTTCATCAGCAGTTTAAGCACCGCGACCACGACGATCAACGCCCAAAGCAGCACGCTACGCGATGGCGACGATTTGAACGCCTATGCGGCCAGCCAAGTCGGCTTTGCATCGCTGTTAGATTCGAATTACGCAGCGGCGACGGCTTACAATTTCGGTTCCTTTCAAGTCACGGGATTCGGGTTGGCTTTGATTTCTATCGATTGGTCCATAACCGGCAGTCACGACGCTGCGGATTTCAGTAGTTATTCCAGTGCCCAAGTGGCGTTGGCCGCCGAATACACTGACGGTAACGGTAATGTCGGCAAAAATACCGGCGGCGGCAATGATACCGCAGGCAGCGGTAGTGAGTTTTCCCGGAGTGGAACGTTCACGATCACGCTGTTCAGCGACGGCGTGCACGGCGTGACGGGCAATTTAGCCGCGCAAGCCTCGGTATACAGTTTTAGTCCTGTGTCGCAAGTGCCGCTGCCGGCTGCGGCTTGGATGTTCGGTTCCGGTTTGCTGGGGCTGTTGACTGCGGTTGGGCGCAAATCCGGCGCGGTTTAG
- a CDS encoding efflux RND transporter periplasmic adaptor subunit — MSEHNSFSLERKWWAPAAAVACLLLVILFALGFIGGPDKVGPGRTHPSVMPLPPAARTLSVHAQAAPDALAWQGSVRSRSVAKISAKLNARISEVLVHAGDRVKKGDVIARLDDRDLRAAYQAAAAALTAAQAQAGQAGADEKRMIDLYQKQAATRQNYDAALAQAKAARALAAQAAGAAQQAKVMLGENVLYAPFAGVVGERLKEPGDLALPGEPVVFLHKPEDLRFEAAIASHCFGQIRLGLPVTVRIDALAREMSGTVDEIASEIDPQTHTRLIKANLPVDPGLQHGQFGWLRLGCQAERQALLIPQSAVLHYGQLQAVRVVEGQSLHTRHIRTGKQYGEQLEVLSGLHDGETILIDSEPAP; from the coding sequence ATGTCTGAACACAATAGTTTCTCGCTGGAACGCAAGTGGTGGGCGCCGGCGGCGGCCGTTGCCTGCTTGTTGTTAGTCATCCTGTTCGCGTTGGGTTTTATCGGCGGGCCGGATAAAGTCGGGCCGGGGAGAACCCACCCAAGCGTCATGCCGTTACCGCCTGCGGCGCGTACCTTGAGCGTACATGCGCAAGCGGCACCCGACGCATTGGCGTGGCAGGGCAGCGTGCGCTCGCGTAGCGTGGCCAAGATCTCGGCTAAGTTGAACGCCAGGATTAGCGAGGTATTGGTGCACGCCGGCGACAGGGTAAAAAAAGGCGACGTCATCGCCCGCTTGGACGACCGCGACCTCAGAGCGGCTTATCAGGCCGCCGCCGCCGCATTGACCGCAGCCCAAGCGCAAGCCGGCCAGGCAGGGGCCGACGAAAAGCGCATGATCGATCTCTACCAAAAGCAAGCGGCAACCCGGCAAAATTACGACGCGGCCCTGGCTCAGGCCAAGGCCGCGCGCGCGCTGGCGGCGCAAGCGGCTGGCGCGGCGCAGCAAGCTAAGGTCATGCTGGGGGAAAACGTACTGTATGCGCCGTTCGCCGGGGTGGTCGGCGAGCGCCTGAAAGAGCCCGGCGACCTGGCTTTGCCGGGTGAGCCTGTAGTGTTCCTGCACAAACCCGAAGACTTGCGCTTCGAAGCCGCGATAGCCAGCCATTGTTTCGGCCAAATCCGGCTCGGACTGCCGGTAACGGTACGCATCGATGCATTGGCGCGCGAGATGTCCGGCACGGTCGACGAAATTGCGTCGGAAATCGATCCGCAAACCCACACCCGGTTGATCAAGGCCAATCTGCCGGTCGACCCGGGTTTGCAGCACGGCCAGTTCGGCTGGTTGCGGTTGGGCTGTCAAGCCGAACGGCAGGCTTTGTTGATCCCGCAATCCGCCGTATTGCACTATGGTCAATTGCAGGCCGTGCGCGTGGTCGAGGGGCAAAGTCTGCATACGCGGCACATTCGTACCGGCAAGCAATACGGTGAACAACTGGAGGTATTATCCGGTTTGCACGACGGCGAAACCATTCTGATCGACAGTGAGCCGGCGCCATGA
- a CDS encoding DNA polymerase III subunit chi, producing MPRPDVVFYVLASESAAERQVFACRLIEKLYRDGQFCYVLADDGAQAAEIDKALWTFRAGSFVPHQVFQGQVPAFRNTVLIGGDPVPEGWEGVIVNLSGALAPLSRATRHIIEILDAGAASKQAGRNRFRHYQESGIAITTHVHNGHGWVESRRPAQN from the coding sequence GTGCCGCGGCCTGACGTCGTTTTTTACGTCCTGGCATCCGAATCGGCGGCGGAGCGGCAGGTATTTGCCTGCCGTTTAATCGAAAAACTCTATCGGGACGGACAATTTTGCTATGTGCTCGCCGACGATGGCGCGCAAGCCGCCGAAATCGACAAGGCTTTATGGACGTTTCGTGCTGGCAGTTTTGTGCCGCACCAAGTGTTTCAAGGGCAAGTGCCCGCGTTTCGCAACACCGTGTTAATCGGCGGCGACCCGGTTCCCGAAGGCTGGGAGGGGGTGATCGTCAATTTGTCCGGCGCGCTTGCGCCGCTGTCCCGTGCCACGCGGCACATCATCGAAATTTTGGATGCCGGCGCCGCTTCCAAACAGGCCGGCCGCAACCGCTTCAGGCATTATCAAGAAAGCGGTATCGCCATTACCACGCATGTACACAATGGCCACGGCTGGGTGGAGTCGCGGCGGCCGGCGCAAAATTAA
- the tuf gene encoding elongation factor Tu, with translation MAKEKFERKKPHVNVGTIGHVDHGKTTLTAALTKVMAEANGGEVKAFDQIDNAPEERARGITISTSHVEYESTTRHYAHVDCPGHADYVKNMITGAAQMDGAILVCSAADGPMPQTREHILLSRQVGVPYIVVFLNKADMVDDAELIELVEMEIRELLNQYEFPGDDTPIIVGSALKALEGDQSEIGVQSVIKLVEALDTYIPEPERAIDGKFLMPIEDVFSISGRGTVVTGRVERGIIKVGEEVEIVGIKATIKTTCTGVEMFRKLLDQGQAGDNVGVLLRGTKRDEVERGQVLAHVNSIKPHSHFKAEIYVLSKDEGGRHTPFFNGYRPQFYFRTTDVTGAVELPEGVEMVMPGDNISVEVKLIVPIAMDEGLRFAIREGGRTVGAGVVASIIE, from the coding sequence ATGGCTAAAGAAAAGTTTGAAAGAAAGAAACCGCACGTAAACGTCGGCACGATTGGTCACGTAGACCATGGAAAAACCACGCTGACAGCGGCGTTGACAAAAGTCATGGCGGAAGCCAACGGCGGTGAAGTCAAAGCCTTCGATCAAATCGACAACGCACCTGAAGAACGCGCGCGCGGCATCACGATTTCCACTTCGCACGTCGAATACGAATCCACTACGCGCCACTACGCGCACGTAGACTGCCCGGGACACGCCGATTACGTCAAAAACATGATTACCGGCGCGGCGCAAATGGACGGTGCTATCCTGGTTTGTTCGGCAGCGGACGGTCCGATGCCGCAAACACGCGAACATATCTTATTGTCCCGCCAGGTTGGCGTGCCTTACATTGTCGTATTCCTGAACAAAGCGGATATGGTAGACGATGCCGAATTGATCGAATTGGTCGAAATGGAAATCCGCGAATTGTTAAATCAATACGAATTCCCGGGCGACGACACCCCGATTATCGTGGGTTCTGCGTTGAAAGCGTTGGAAGGCGACCAAAGCGAAATCGGCGTGCAATCCGTGATCAAATTGGTAGAAGCCCTGGATACATACATTCCGGAGCCTGAGCGTGCAATTGACGGCAAATTCCTGATGCCTATCGAAGACGTATTCTCGATTTCCGGCCGCGGTACAGTCGTTACCGGCCGTGTCGAGCGCGGCATTATCAAAGTCGGCGAAGAGGTTGAAATCGTCGGTATCAAGGCAACTATCAAAACCACCTGCACCGGTGTGGAAATGTTCCGCAAATTATTGGATCAGGGGCAAGCAGGCGATAACGTCGGCGTGTTGTTGCGCGGAACCAAGCGTGATGAGGTTGAGCGCGGTCAAGTGTTGGCACACGTCAACTCTATCAAGCCACACTCGCACTTTAAAGCGGAAATTTACGTCCTGTCAAAAGACGAGGGTGGTCGGCATACCCCATTCTTTAACGGTTATCGGCCACAGTTTTACTTCAGAACCACCGATGTAACGGGCGCGGTAGAATTGCCTGAAGGCGTAGAAATGGTGATGCCGGGTGACAACATTTCCGTCGAAGTGAAATTGATAGTGCCTATCGCTATGGATGAAGGCTTGCGCTTCGCGATCCGTGAAGGTGGTCGTACCGTGGGCGCGGGCGTTGTGGCTTCTATAATCGAATAA
- a CDS encoding leucyl aminopeptidase — protein sequence MDYSIESLSLDKLQSACLLVGLYENQQLSPSATVLDGLSGGLIGKLLARGDIKGKVGETLLINNLPDTSIERAILVGFGEKSKLTRKQFRKAVTAAAKTVKDAKIKTVDCALLDIELDKADAQWLTRQIVELLNDSAYQYTATKQIEEKIALQAVRIVAGDANLALAQTGLQQGIAIAQGVALTKELGDLPGNICTPTYLAEQALALAGQHEKLTCEILEENDMEALGMGAFLSVSRGSRQPAKLICLQYRGGAEDAKPVVLVGKGLTFDAGGISLKPGQGMDEMKYDMCGGASVLGILRAVTLMNLPLNVVGLIPSSENLPDGNANKPGDIVTSMAGRTIEILNTDAEGRLILCDTLTFAKKYDPEVVIDMATLTGACIVALGRVPSGLFSNDESLAADLIKAGESSCDLLWRMPIWEEYQEQLKSNFADLANIGGPDGGSITAAVFLSKFADKFRWAHIDIAGTAWRTGAGKGATGRPVPLLSQYLIDRAAA from the coding sequence ATGGACTATTCTATAGAAAGCTTATCCCTAGACAAATTGCAAAGCGCCTGCCTACTCGTCGGACTCTACGAAAACCAGCAGCTCAGCCCGAGCGCGACGGTGCTGGACGGCTTGTCCGGCGGTCTGATCGGCAAGCTCCTTGCCCGCGGTGACATCAAGGGTAAAGTCGGCGAAACCTTGTTGATAAACAATCTGCCGGATACTTCAATCGAACGGGCAATATTGGTCGGCTTCGGCGAAAAAAGCAAACTTACCCGCAAGCAGTTTCGCAAAGCCGTTACGGCAGCGGCGAAAACCGTTAAAGATGCCAAAATCAAGACGGTCGATTGCGCGTTGCTGGATATCGAATTGGATAAAGCCGATGCACAGTGGTTGACCCGGCAAATCGTCGAACTGCTGAACGACAGCGCCTACCAATACACCGCGACCAAACAGATCGAAGAGAAAATCGCCTTGCAGGCCGTGCGGATCGTCGCCGGCGACGCTAATTTGGCGTTGGCTCAAACGGGGTTGCAACAAGGGATTGCCATTGCGCAAGGCGTGGCATTGACCAAAGAATTGGGCGATTTGCCGGGCAATATTTGTACGCCGACCTATCTTGCCGAGCAAGCCTTGGCATTGGCCGGGCAACACGAAAAACTCACCTGCGAAATTCTGGAAGAAAACGATATGGAAGCCTTGGGCATGGGGGCATTTCTATCGGTTTCCCGCGGCAGCCGGCAACCGGCAAAGTTGATTTGCTTGCAATATCGGGGCGGGGCGGAAGACGCCAAACCTGTTGTGTTGGTCGGTAAAGGCCTGACCTTCGACGCCGGAGGCATTTCCTTGAAGCCCGGCCAGGGCATGGACGAGATGAAATACGATATGTGCGGCGGTGCCAGCGTATTGGGCATTTTGCGCGCCGTGACGCTGATGAACTTGCCGTTGAATGTCGTCGGCTTGATTCCGTCGTCGGAAAACCTGCCGGACGGCAACGCCAACAAGCCGGGCGACATCGTCACCAGTATGGCCGGCCGGACCATAGAGATCTTGAATACCGACGCCGAAGGCCGCTTGATTTTGTGCGATACCCTGACCTTCGCAAAAAAATACGATCCTGAGGTCGTCATCGACATGGCCACTCTGACCGGGGCGTGCATCGTCGCGCTCGGCAGGGTACCTAGCGGTCTGTTCAGCAACGATGAAAGCCTGGCGGCTGACTTGATCAAAGCCGGCGAATCTTCGTGCGATTTGCTGTGGCGCATGCCGATTTGGGAAGAATATCAAGAACAATTGAAATCCAACTTCGCCGATCTGGCCAATATCGGCGGACCGGACGGTGGCAGCATCACCGCTGCGGTGTTCTTGTCGAAGTTCGCCGATAAATTCCGCTGGGCGCACATCGACATTGCCGGTACTGCGTGGCGCACCGGGGCGGGTAAAGGCGCGACCGGCCGTCCGGTACCTTTGTTGAGTCAATATCTGATCGACCGTGCCGCGGCCTGA
- a CDS encoding glyceraldehyde 3-phosphate dehydrogenase NAD-binding domain-containing protein, which produces MRLRVGIVGLGRVGGGVLRNNFSQAGGGRFDIRVVCDVMPIDHVAYLIAHDSSYGRPPFTVDIDDDDLLLDGIRVRYLRVDRRRSPPEKDSFGALREFELDVLFDATGTATINDFRALIVQNVAKKILCTWNVAGADISVVYGVNHQAYDPARHDVISASTCTGNAMVPICHILHSHFGMDYARIITIHPVLSDQKVLDAYHPNSQLGRACGVSIVPTPTNVGKSTSLVIPELDGKLDSLSYRVPTAVVSVIDLTATLSTETSLEAVRERLEAYANGELNGIVCCEYGSWGHQKASIDYLGAPYSAIVLMEHLTLSNKRQLGMALMHDNEFAYCCRVLDVLQIIEAKNR; this is translated from the coding sequence ATGAGATTACGAGTCGGAATAGTCGGTTTAGGCCGGGTAGGCGGCGGCGTTTTACGAAACAACTTTAGTCAGGCCGGCGGCGGTCGGTTCGATATCCGTGTGGTCTGCGACGTGATGCCGATAGACCACGTCGCTTATTTGATCGCGCATGACAGCAGTTACGGTCGGCCGCCGTTTACAGTAGATATTGACGACGACGATTTGTTGTTGGATGGAATACGGGTAAGGTATCTACGGGTTGATCGGCGCCGGAGTCCGCCCGAAAAAGATAGTTTTGGGGCATTGCGCGAGTTCGAGTTAGACGTGTTGTTCGATGCGACCGGTACTGCCACGATCAACGACTTTCGAGCCTTGATCGTCCAAAACGTGGCCAAAAAAATCCTTTGCACTTGGAATGTGGCGGGTGCCGACATTAGTGTCGTTTATGGGGTCAATCATCAGGCTTACGATCCGGCTAGGCACGACGTGATTTCGGCCAGTACCTGTACCGGTAACGCGATGGTGCCGATTTGCCATATCCTGCATAGTCATTTCGGTATGGATTATGCCCGTATTATCACGATACATCCGGTTTTGTCCGATCAAAAGGTGTTGGACGCCTACCATCCCAATTCGCAATTAGGCCGGGCTTGTGGGGTTTCTATTGTGCCGACGCCGACCAATGTCGGCAAATCGACCAGTTTGGTGATTCCGGAATTGGACGGCAAGTTGGATTCGTTGTCCTACCGGGTGCCGACGGCGGTGGTGTCGGTGATTGATTTGACCGCTACCCTTTCGACCGAAACGTCTTTAGAGGCGGTTCGCGAGCGTTTAGAGGCGTATGCTAACGGCGAGCTAAACGGGATTGTATGCTGTGAGTACGGAAGTTGGGGGCATCAGAAAGCCAGTATCGATTATCTGGGTGCGCCCTATTCGGCAATCGTGTTGATGGAGCACTTGACGCTTAGCAACAAGCGTCAACTGGGCATGGCCTTGATGCACGATAACGAATTTGCGTATTGCTGCCGGGTCTTGGATGTGTTGCAGATAATTGAAGCGAAAAACCGGTGA